The stretch of DNA CCGCTTCCCCACCGTCGGGGTCGTCACCGCGCGCCCGTGGCCACTTTTATCCACCGTCGATCCCAGGTGCCGGTATGGACGCCGACGAGGTCGCCGCGCTCATCGAGTCGGAACTCCCCGACGCGGACGTGGAGGTCACGACCCCGCGTGACCCGGACGACGACAAGCACTACGCCGTCACCGTCGTCTCGCCGGCCTTCGAGGGGAAGTCGCTGGTCGACCAGCACCAGCTCGTCCACGACGCGCTCGGCGACCGCCTGACCCGGGACATCCACGCCATCGAGCTGACGACGGAGACGCCCGACTGACGGTGGCCGCCGTCCGTTCCGCGTCGATCGCTCGGCGTGGGGCCGCCGTGTCGGGTCGACGGTCCGCAGGGAGCGTCGACCCGTTCGGCCCGGCGGTAGCCATTTCACTCCCCGGACACAAGCCGGGGGTATGAGCTTCGAACCCGAGGAACTCTCGCGCGAGGAGGTCCAGCAGACGGTCGACGAGACCATCGCGGACAACGAAGTGGCGCTGTTCATGAAGGGGACCGAGCTGATGCCCCAGTGTGGCTACTCCCGGAAGGCGCTGGGACTGATCCAGCAGCACCGCGAGGACGTGGCGACGGTGAACGTCCTGCAGGCGACCGAGGCCTTCCGGGAGGCCCTGTCGGAGTACAGCGGCCGCGAGACGATCCCGCAGACGTTCGTCGACGGGGAGTTCGTCGGCGGCAGCGACATCCTCGAACAGCTCGACGAGAACGGCGACCTCGAATCGACCCTGCGGGCGTAGACGGGGAGCGGAGCCGAGAGAACCGGGACGGTGGCGACCGCTACTCGTCGTCTTTCATCTCGCCGAGCCGGTCGACGAGGTCGCTCGTCGACGCCTCGCTGTCGAAGGAGACGGAACCGTCGTGGTCGTTCTCGTGGACGGTGACGCCGTCGCTCTCGTCCGCGTCCACGTCGTTGTCCTGTTGTTCGGACTCGTCGTAGCTACCGAATCCCATACTGAGACGTGGCCGCTCCCGGGTGAAAAAACGGTCGGTGGAACCACTCGTGGAGACGTGTTATCGGGTGACGAACCGGAGATGGGACCAGAGCCCCGTCTCAGTCCCC from Haloarcula litorea encodes:
- a CDS encoding DUF5786 family protein; protein product: MGFGSYDESEQQDNDVDADESDGVTVHENDHDGSVSFDSEASTSDLVDRLGEMKDDE
- a CDS encoding BolA family protein, with amino-acid sequence MDADEVAALIESELPDADVEVTTPRDPDDDKHYAVTVVSPAFEGKSLVDQHQLVHDALGDRLTRDIHAIELTTETPD
- a CDS encoding glutaredoxin family protein, whose translation is MSFEPEELSREEVQQTVDETIADNEVALFMKGTELMPQCGYSRKALGLIQQHREDVATVNVLQATEAFREALSEYSGRETIPQTFVDGEFVGGSDILEQLDENGDLESTLRA